The following are encoded in a window of Magnolia sinica isolate HGM2019 chromosome 11, MsV1, whole genome shotgun sequence genomic DNA:
- the LOC131219206 gene encoding uncharacterized protein LOC131219206, which yields MEPETEMEMEQPKQQEEKVRGLLALARQLISQGKPSHALQAVVAAMRSEGGDAAVFQTLHRARELYRNKLQANAAAEELASLFAECAITEAHPLKPETLPCDVGGPSEMMPDTQGNSILAKTGRKQIVLDAFSDGSSFICLQCGGLVGNQRKDEHFAYWCCPI from the exons ATGGAGCCGGAAACGGAGATGGAGATGGAGCAGCCAAAGCAGCAGGAAGAGAAGGTGAGAGGTTTACTCGCATTGGCTCGTCAGCTCATCAGCCAAGGAAAGCCTTCTCATGCCCTTCAAGCG GTGGTTGCAGCTATGAGATCCGAGGGTGGAGATGCTGCCGTTTTTCAAACCCTGCACCGTGCCCGTGAGCTTTATAGAAATAAATTGCAAGCGAATGCTGCTGCGGAAGAGCTGGCTTCCTTGTTCGCTGAGTGTGCTATAACTGAAGCACATCCATTAAAACCTGAGACTCTGCCGTGTGACGTGGGTGGGCCATCTGAAATGATGCCTGACACCCAAGGAAATTCTATACTCGCTAAGACTGGCAGAAAGCAAATTGTATTGGATGCTTTTTCAGATGGCAGCAGCTTCATCTGCTTACAATGTGGAGGCCTTGTCGGCAACCAAAGGAAAGATGAGCACTTTGCATACTGGTGTTGTCCAATCTGA